One Gemmatimonadaceae bacterium genomic window, TCTCAGCAGCATCTGACGGATATGGGTGGAACGATGCGGCTCGGCGCCTACCCGTGCAGGCTGGGCGTCGGCACTCGCGCCGCGACCATCTATGGTGTTCCGCAGGTCAGCGAGCGGCATCGGCACCGATATGAGGTTTCCAACGCTTATCGCGACCGATTCGTCGAGCATGGTCTCACCTTGAGCGGACTGTCGCCGGACGGATCGCTTGTCGAAATCGTCGAGCTTCAGACGCACCCGTGGTTCATCGGCTGCCAGTTCCATCCAGAGCTTCAGTCCCGTCCAACCCGGCCGCATCCACTGTTCGCCAGCTTCATAGCCGCAGCGACCGAGGCCAGAAAAGCCCGCACCGAGCGGCGCCGCGCAGTGCTCGAGACAGCGGAATAGGTGGACCCGCTCTTCCCGCCGGACCGGCTGTTCGTCATCGCCGGTCCTTGTGTCGTCGAAGACGATGCGCTCAACATGCGCGTCGCCACAGAGCTGGCGCGCCTCCAGTCAGGTGTGCCGGGTGGAATCGTCTTCAAGGCGAGCTTCGACAAGGCGAACAGATCGAACGCGGACGCCGCTCGCGGCCCGGGGACAGATCGCGGTCTGGACGCGCTCGGGCGCGTGCGCGCGGAGACAGGTTTGCGCGTCCTGACCGACGTGCATCTTCCCGACCAATGCTCACGCGTCGCCGAGGTCGTGGACGCGCTGCAGATTCCGGCCTTTCTCTGCCGTCAGACTGATCTGCTGCATGCTGCGGGGGCTACTGGCAGGCCCGTCAACGTGAAGAAGGGCCAATGGCTTCATCCCGAAGCTATGCGAGGCGCTGTCGACAAGGTTCGTGGAGCACGGCCGGCCAGCGGCGCGGCCTTAGGCGTTAGCGACGAGATCGCGGTGACGGAGCGCGGGACGTTCTTCGGCTACGGCGATCTCGTCGTTGACATGCGGTCTTTCACGAGATTGCGCGAAACCTGCGAAGTACCGGTCATCTTCGACGCCACACACAGTGTTCAGCGTCCCGGCCTGGGCGCCGGCGGCTCAAGCGGCGGGACGAGGGAGTTCATTCCTCATCTCGCGATGGCTGCTGTAGCGGCAGGCGCGCAGGGGATCTTCATCGAGACCCACCCGGACCCGGACAACGCTCCGAGTGACGGGCCGAATATGTTGCCGCTCTCCGATCTCGAGCGACTTCTCGAGCGAATCGTTGGAATCTGGGAAAGGGCTCAGCCGTGAAACAGTCAGAGATCCTCGAGCGTGGGCGTCGGGTCATCCGCATGGAGAGGGAGGCGCTCGCCGAAACGGAGAAGCGACTCGGCGAAGACTTCGCGCGCGCTGTCGAGGCGCTCGCGAAATCGACCGGTCGAGCGATCGTCGCTGGAGTCGGAAAGTCCGGGCTCATCGGGAGAAAGATCGCTGCGACGCTGACCTCCACCGGCACCCCGGCAACCTTCCTTCACCCGGCAGAGAGCCTGCACGGCGACCTGGGAATCGTCGGCGCGTCCGACGTCGCAATTCTGATTTCAAAGAGCGGCGAGTCGCATGAGATGGTCGATCTTCTCGATCACCTCAAGCGCCTTGGAGTTTGCACGATCGCGATCACCGGCAACGATGGGTCGACTCTTGCCAAGCACACTGACATTCACCTGGACGGGTGGGTCAGCGAAGAAGCATGCGTCCATGATCTGGCGCCAACTACCAGCACCACGGTGGCACTGGCGCTCGGCGATGCGCTGGCGGTCGCGCTGCTCGAGCAAAAGGGGTTCAACGCCAACGATTTTGCCCGGCTCCATCCGGGCGGTGCCCTTGGCCGCAGGCTCCTGACCAAAGTGCGTGACGTAATGGTCACTGGGAAGCTCGTGCCGGCGCTTCCGGCGTCCGCGACCATGCGTGAGGCAGTGGTCCAGTTGGCGGAAAAACGCGGAATTGCCGTGATTACGGGGGAGCAAGACGACGTGCTCGGGGTTATCACTTCGGGGGACCTGACGCGTCTGATGGAGCGGGAAGAG contains:
- the kdsA gene encoding 3-deoxy-8-phosphooctulonate synthase — translated: MDPLFPPDRLFVIAGPCVVEDDALNMRVATELARLQSGVPGGIVFKASFDKANRSNADAARGPGTDRGLDALGRVRAETGLRVLTDVHLPDQCSRVAEVVDALQIPAFLCRQTDLLHAAGATGRPVNVKKGQWLHPEAMRGAVDKVRGARPASGAALGVSDEIAVTERGTFFGYGDLVVDMRSFTRLRETCEVPVIFDATHSVQRPGLGAGGSSGGTREFIPHLAMAAVAAGAQGIFIETHPDPDNAPSDGPNMLPLSDLERLLERIVGIWERAQP
- a CDS encoding KpsF/GutQ family sugar-phosphate isomerase, whose translation is MKQSEILERGRRVIRMEREALAETEKRLGEDFARAVEALAKSTGRAIVAGVGKSGLIGRKIAATLTSTGTPATFLHPAESLHGDLGIVGASDVAILISKSGESHEMVDLLDHLKRLGVCTIAITGNDGSTLAKHTDIHLDGWVSEEACVHDLAPTTSTTVALALGDALAVALLEQKGFNANDFARLHPGGALGRRLLTKVRDVMVTGKLVPALPASATMREAVVQLAEKRGIAVITGEQDDVLGVITSGDLTRLMEREENVFPITVTEVMTAKPKLAEADELASAVVYRMEQHGIISMPVVESDRRLVGVVHLHDLMRAGVV